TGGGACTTTGAAGGGACAAGACGCGTGTGAGCGCCCCGTCAGAGGCGCCCGGCCTTTTTGTGCAGAAAAAAACGTTCAAATCTCTCGGCGGCAGTCGCAAACTGTGCAGCTGGTCCCTCCAAAACATGGAGCGCGCGCCGCGCGACATCTTCGAGAGGCTCAACCTTAGCAAGTTCTTGTTCGAGGAAGTGGCTGAAAGACACTAGGGCTTTTTGATGCTCATTAACCCGCTTACTTGGATTCGCGATTGGCGCGGGCATAGTGCCCTCGTCAATGTGCTCAGGCGTATTAGTCCGGGGAGCTTGCAGTTTGGTCAGATCCGAACCGAATGAGGCGGCTTTTGCAGTCCTGTTACCCAGCGGACCTAAACCCCATTTGTCGGAAACATACTTGAGCAAGCTCGTGTGATCAAAAATCGTTGGTATGACTCCTGGTTGAACCCAGGGTGAGACGAGAAGCGCGGGAACGCGCACTCCAAGCTGATTGAAAGCGTATTCGAATATCTTGTCATCTGGGGGCTCAGCGGCAGGAGGGGTCAGATGATCGTAAAATCCACCGTGTTCATCGTACACAAATAAGAAGAGCGAACTGTTCCATAAATCTTTATTAGCGCGCAACGCATTATAAACCTGTGCCAGCAGCCGTTCTCCGGCCATGACGTCCGAGGGAGGATGTTGGTCATTTTGCTCAGCGCCTTTGTATGCTGGCTCGATAAAACTGAACTGAGGGAATTCTTTGGCGGCGCCCGTGACATCGCTAAAGAATGTATCCATGGAATGATAGTGGAGTGCATGCTTCAACTGGTGGATCATCACGAGAGACTGCGGAAGCCCATGGTGATAAATCTTCCAGGAAATGCCTTTCATTGATAGATGATCGTAGACCGTCGTTTGGTCATAACAGTGCCAGTTTTTGTCGAAAACGCCGGACGGCATCTTGACGTGTCCATTCGAAGTACCGCTGTGAACAAAGAACCGGTTTGGCCACGTAGGTCCTGGTAATGAAGAGAACCAATGATCGCAAATGGCGAAATGTTCGGCGAGCGTGTGGAGAACAGGCAAGAATCCGCGGCGGTAAATACCCATTACTTCTGCCTTCCGCTCTAACGGTACATGCGGATATGACTGTACGTAATCGGACACGTACCCGTATTTCGGATTGAGTTGCCTCAGCACGTTTACGTGCTCGTGCACGGGGTCAGGATCTGTCGTACGTTCGTTGGTGTGTAGCTGCGCTATTTCGTGGGTAGTATCTGGATAGTCGGTGGCTGTGTAGAGGGTGGGGCCGCTGATATCGACGCCTTCTAATTCGGGATAGACCTCCTTCATGCAGCCGAGCATCTGATCGAACGAGTGGTTCTCAAGCATTAAGACAATGACATGTTGAATCGGATCTTCCATCGACTGCTCTCCTTTACACGGTTGTTAGGATACATATGAACGAAAGCGACCGGAAGCGATTTTCCGACATCAGAACGACGTGCAGGGGCAAGGACAGATTCACGGGCCGCGCAGTTCCCGTTCGAGCAAGCCGCAAACTGCTGCCCAAGCTTTAGGAAAGCCCTGGGTTCCCTTGCAGTGTGCTGGAGAGCTAAGACTTGTTGTTTCTCTCTTCGTTCAAGACATTGGCCATGCCCACGGAGGCTACAAGCCTCCGCGGGCATCAATGTCCCGGACGCTATCTTCGTTGGCCGGTTTTCAGGTGATACTCATTGGCTAGTTTTGGGTGATCGGTGAGGCTCGAAGTCAGCTGACGTTTAACGCGAGTGCCACGCTTTTCAGTTCTCTTCCATCAAAGAGCCGGAGTGGCTCGGTACGCGATTATAGGTTCTCAAGCCAGCTCGAGATTCCAGTGTCGGATATCCCTCAGCTCGGAAGGTCGACGCTTGCCTTTTCTGGGTTATCTTTATGCCTATTAGAGGAGCCCCTGAGCCAGCAGGTTCTGGTAAATGGCATTTCTGAGAGCCGGAGGGGCAATATTGGGGTTTTTCAGGCGACATTCACAGTCCCGATGAAGGGTGCCGGAGTAAAGATTCCAATTTCGCTAACAGCTTCCAATCGGACTGAGCTTATCAAGGAAAAAGATGTGCATGGGAGTATTGGGGTAACGCTCGACCTCGACTCATTGTTTGCGAAGCCATCTCAGTGAATCCACCAGCACCGAACTGCCTGCTCGCAATTCCGTGCGGAGACGCTTATGTTGACTCTCACCGTAAGGATCGCGGATCCATGGCCCTCAGAGATCCCAGCATGTGGTCAAAGGACCGGTTTTCCATCATCAAGACGACGATATGCCTATGGCTCTCCAGTCCGGTGGGCATAGTTCCCTCCAGTCCCCGTTTGCTGATTAACTGTTGTGTTGACGTCTCAAGTCCGCCCAGCCTTGTCTTTACCGACCTGTCTATACAGGGTGACTACTACCGCGCCGGAAGCAAAGCGCCTTAAATTTGGTAGTCAGGTAATGCAAATAGCCAGAAAACGAAAGGTATCTGGCGGAGAGGGAGGGATTCGTTCCTTCGGGCCATGTTGGTAGCACGTAGCTTATTGATTCTTTAAAGTGCGTTTTGGGCATGATGTGCAAGATGTGTATTCTCATGGCACAAAAATGGCACAAATGTCTCCTCCGTTTTCCACGCAAGACGAGATTCTGGCTCACGTCCACGTTAAATTATTCGAGTTTGCCGGACCTAATTCGCCCCCGGCGTGCCCTAAAGTTCAGCAGCCCTGCCGAGCCGTGTGCCCTCATAGTCGCTGGCAGGGGCCGGTCCTTCGCTGATAATCGGCAGAAAATCCTAGAGAGAGCCTTTTTTGCACACTTTAACCCGATTTCTGCGAATGAGGTCCATTTCGGAAACGCCGGAGTGTGTAGAACGAAACCCATTTCAGCACCCCGAGAGCAAGTAAGACGACCAGTTTGAAAATAACCAGCTCTGTTCGCACTCACCATTTTTCAGTAATTTAGCTTGCGATAGGCAGCTCTCATTTGCAGCAAATCCGGCTCATTTACTTGACAGAGTGCAGCACTCTCTCCCCAAACTCAATTGCCGCGATCTCTGAGATTCAAGAACTTGATCCTAAGCCAAGTCCCTGGAATGGAGAAGCAGGGGGCGTGTTTTTCTCCAACTTTGGAGGAATGAGATATTTCCCTGCATAGGTCCACGTTCCGGCTAAGAAAGATGACACAGGAATCCAACAAAGCAAGGCTATCCATATCTTCATACCCGATAGCCACAGCACTGGCAATGTCAATAAAAGAAAGACCCATCGCATCACGGATTCATACGTTTGTGAAACTCTGATGTCCTTATCACAATGGGGACAGCTGAAGAACGGAGTAAACCGGACATCCTCCAGCCTGACCCTCGTGCAACACTCGGGACATACGGTTCGCGCGGAATAGGTCGCCGGATAGATCACTCAAGACCCCAATTCATTAAGCGAAGTCACTCAGTTAAGCGCTTAATTCCCCATTCTATCCCCTTCTGGGCGTTCCGAAGGTACTGCCAGTTTCGAACGAAGTTCAAGGTCATCGCGGTTGCCGGAATTCCATAGGACTCCGCGTAAGAATACACTGCCCTCCAAGCACTCACGCCTAACGTGTTCAGACCGGGAACGGCGGTGGGGGCTGCCGCCATCGCAGTCCACGCAGCCCAAAAGGCGGGCTTTGTAATCGGTGCTGCCCTCCGGTATACCTCGGGCAACACACCTTGGCCTATGGAGCCGATCGGCTGGTCCCCGGGTGCAAGACCCGGGTACATACCGTTAATTCTATGCGACTGGTCACCGTTCACAACCCAAGAGAGACTGAAAGGGTCCCAGGAACATCCCATATCGATGCGCTGGCCGACACAATTCAGAGTTAGTTCAGGAGTCGGCGTCTTCGTAATATAGTTACCCCCGGTTGCATACGTTGAATCATTCCAACTCTTCCCATTTGCAACAGGGGACCCAAAGGGTCCTATTCCGCCATTTTGTCGGCAGAAAGGATCAACGCCGCAAGCGGAGAGGCTTGCTCCGCCACGATCGCTTTGATCAAAACTATTTGAGCCGTAGAACTCACTAAATACCCGATCTCCTCCCTGGCTGGCCGCGCCTGCTCCGCCTCCATCGCAGGGACCTCCTCCCAGTGTTGCTACTATGCAATCCAGCATGCCCAAAGGATCGACCGCATTTACTGAATTGTTGCGCACATAGGCATATCGATTCCATGTCTGAGGGTTTTGAAGATCAACAGCGCCCAATCCGGCTGGATCAGGGGAGGTCCAGCGACCTAGTGCGGAATTGGACATTCGCGCCAAGCTGTAGTCCAGACCTGTCTCCGTGTCACGTTTTTTGCCAGTAAACTTTAGGTCATTGGCCACGGTATTCGTGATCACCCGCTCCCCACCAAACGGATAATAATCAGATTCCTGCTGCGTGACGCCCGTCGCATTTGT
The sequence above is drawn from the Terriglobales bacterium genome and encodes:
- a CDS encoding alkaline phosphatase family protein, with product MEDPIQHVIVLMLENHSFDQMLGCMKEVYPELEGVDISGPTLYTATDYPDTTHEIAQLHTNERTTDPDPVHEHVNVLRQLNPKYGYVSDYVQSYPHVPLERKAEVMGIYRRGFLPVLHTLAEHFAICDHWFSSLPGPTWPNRFFVHSGTSNGHVKMPSGVFDKNWHCYDQTTVYDHLSMKGISWKIYHHGLPQSLVMIHQLKHALHYHSMDTFFSDVTGAAKEFPQFSFIEPAYKGAEQNDQHPPSDVMAGERLLAQVYNALRANKDLWNSSLFLFVYDEHGGFYDHLTPPAAEPPDDKIFEYAFNQLGVRVPALLVSPWVQPGVIPTIFDHTSLLKYVSDKWGLGPLGNRTAKAASFGSDLTKLQAPRTNTPEHIDEGTMPAPIANPSKRVNEHQKALVSFSHFLEQELAKVEPLEDVARRALHVLEGPAAQFATAAERFERFFLHKKAGRL